From Plasmodium yoelii strain 17X genome assembly, chromosome: 11, a single genomic window includes:
- a CDS encoding signal recognition particle subunit SRP68, putative, whose translation MEDRTLSQQAELETASQVESKTAGQVECKTHVAEHLTVENFPENVPENVPEKCGEKIVEKMTLGESNTGSIIPEKKINFDIFCYLIGIYKKHGLYYDEMDRFLGYVNRRRMKLRRSVLNKVKKVGNKYTSKIYNPDVINDKYFELLLLDVEICRVRYIKIKTDVNNLKAPYRSKHCYLRRLKKGLKKIKFLINSVSKAIDKNTELQIKCYHAYTEIAYLLEIKKYEECISKIVEFSKFVKLIKRITVNNTSIEYDKKNEEENIINLSENIIVEKSKIFLENEKRINEIYEYFLSIVNSYERICLYNIKKDNVKKNNEKLQEEDFEETKDKITEIETYQNDEKERLQIDCIDNIIIIKIKNKTYKLINDGANGGENDSILKIKNILDNDIKTVIEYDEIIKLNKIFNLNEEIKNNNFILIKFLDNYELSFLINKYGNLFSIYNNCLSIVHEELVKSTHGNLNKNKNNSNNDNILMEKIWNNLENYLLCEKLYVDTERIIIILMKNLYNVLNMNNNLKGFNFFNKKTLDDIVDKMPLLHSAYRYADMLKQNIEELKNIENIDIFINMLQIIKNVKSFSLACYYALKEKNAEAYALFDLIKSRNYIYINIDNSEHYNNKSLVRVSILFNRLQDILSILNNHFYFKHLAIFALQIKTKSIIKDKTLFNIDHTLFQRKMKQIYLNPIHIDMTQIFLEPSLLAKNIQQEKKTSGLRGLIQSFWK comes from the coding sequence ATGGAGGACAGAACTTTGAGTCAACAAGCAGAGTTGGAAACGGCTAGCCAAGTAGAATCTAAAACGGCTGGCCAAGTAGAATGTAAAACTCATGTCGCAGAGCATCTAACAGTTGAAAATTTTCCAGAAAACGTTCCAGAAAACGTTCCAGAAAAATGTGGAGAAAAGATAGTTGAAAAAATGACGCTTGGAGAATCAAATACAGGATCAATAATTCcagagaaaaaaataaattttgatatattttgttatttaattggaatatataaaaaacatgGTTTATATTATGATGAAATGGATCGATTTTTAGGATATGTTAACAGAAGGCGAATGAAACTTAGAAGAAGTGTTTTAAATAAAGTTAAAAAGGTTGGAAATAAATACacatcaaaaatatataatccagatgtaataaatgataaatacTTTGAATTATTACTTTTAGATGTTGAAATATGTAGAGttagatatataaaaataaaaacagatgtaaataatttaaaggcACCATATAGATCTAAACATTGTTATTTAAGACGATTAAAAAAAggactaaaaaaaataaaatttttgattAATTCTGTAAGTAAAGcaattgataaaaatactgaactacaaataaaatgttatCATGCTTATACTGAAATTGCATATCttttagaaataaaaaaatatgaagaatGTATATCTAAAATTGTcgaattttcaaaatttgttaaattaataaaaagaatTACTGTAAATAATACAAGTATagaatatgataaaaaaaatgaagaagaaaatataataaatttaagtgaaaatattatagtggaaaaaagtaaaatatttttagagAACGAAAAAAGAATCAATGAAATTTATGAATACTTTTTATCGATTGTAAATTCATATGAACGTATAtgcttatataatattaaaaaagataatgtaaaaaaaaataatgaaaaattgcAAGAAGAAGATTTCGAAGAAacaaaagataaaataacaGAAATAGAAACATatcaaaatgatgaaaaagaaaGATTACAAATAGATTGTAtagataatattattattattaaaataaaaaataaaacatataaattgATAAATGATGGAGCAAATGGTGGAGAAAATGATagcatattaaaaataaaaaacattttaGACAATGATATAAAAACAGTGATAGAATatgatgaaataataaaattaaataaaatttttaatttaaatgaagaaataaaaaataacaattttatacTTATCAAATTTTTAGATAATTATGAattatcttttttaataaataaatatggaaatttattttcaatatataataattgtttaTCAATAGTTCATGAAGAATTAGTTAAATCAACACATggaaatttaaataaaaataaaaataattctaataatgataatattcttatggaaaaaatttggaataatttagaaaattatttattatgtgaaaaattatatgtagATACAGAAAGGATAATTATAATTCtaatgaaaaatttatataatgtattaaatatgaataataatttaaaagggtttaatttttttaataaaaaaacattagaTGATATTGTAGATAAAATGCCATTATTACATTCTGCATATAGATATGCAGATATGcttaaacaaaatattgaagaattaaaaaatattgaaaatatagatatttttattaatatgttacaaattattaaaaatgtaaaatctTTTTCATTAGCTTGTTATTATgctttaaaagaaaaaaatgcaGAAGCATATGCattatttgatttaattaaatctagaaattatatttatataaatattgataattctgaacattataataataaatcttTGGTACGTGTTTCGATTCTATTTAACAGATTACAAGATATTTTATCGATTCttaataatcatttttattttaaacacTTAGCAATATTTGCAttacaaataaaaacgaAATCTATTATCAAAGATAAaactttatttaatatagatcaTACATTGTTTCAACgaaaaatgaaacaaatatatttaaaccCTATCCATATTGATATGACACAAATATTCCTTGAACCTTCTTTATTAGCCAAAAACATTCaacaagaaaaaaaaacatctGGATTGAGGGGGCTTATACAATCATTTTGGAAATAA
- a CDS encoding pyridoxine biosynthesis protein PDX1, putative, with amino-acid sequence MRDYTDNDSILLKHGWCEMLKGGVIMDVKNVEQAKIAEKAGAIGVMVLENIPSELRNTDGVARSVDPLKIEEIRKCISINVLAKVRIGHFVEAQILEELKVDMLDESEVLTMADEYNHINKHKFKTPFVCGCTNLGEALRRISEGASMIRTKGEAGTGNIIEAIKHIRTVNNEIKYLCSLDESEVYNFAKKLRAPIDLILLTRKLKRLPVVNFAAGGIATPADAAMCMQLGMDGVFVGSGIFESENPQKMASSIVMAVSNFNNPKILLNVSLGLGKAMHGNTKVSNKWKNKSEEDNS; translated from the coding sequence atgaGAGATTACACAGATAATGATTCCATTCTACTTAAACATGGATGGTGTGAAATGTTAAAAGGGGGAGTTATAATGGATGTAAAAAATGTAGAGCAAGCAAAAATAGCTGAAAAAGCTGGTGCAATAGGTGTAATGGTTTTAGAAAATATTCCATCTGAACTTCGAAATACTGATGGAGTAGCTAGAAGTGTAGACCCATTGAAAATTGAAGAGATAAGAAAATGTATTTCTATAAATGTGTTAGCTAAAGTTAGAATAGGTCATTTTGTTGAAGCACAAATTTTAGAAGAGCTCAAAGTTGATATGCTTGACGAAAGTGAAGTATTAACTATGGCAGATGAATATAAccatataaataaacataaatttAAAACCCCATTTGTATGTGGATGTACAAATTTAGGAGAAGCATTAAGAAGAATATCAGAAGGTGCTTCTATGATAAGAACCAAAGGTGAAGCTGGAACTGGAAATATAATTGAAGCTATTAAACATATAAGAACagtaaataatgaaataaaatatttatgttcATTAGATGAAAGTGaagtatataattttgcTAAAAAACTTAGAGCACCAATTGATCTTATATTACTTACgagaaaattaaaaagatTACCAGTTGTTAATTTTGCTGCTGGAGGAATAGCTACACCTGCAGATGCTGCTATGTGTATGCAATTAGGAATGGATGGTGTTTTTGTAGGATCAGGAATATTTGAAAGTGAAAATCCTCAAAAAATGGCTTCATCTATAGTTATGGCTGTTTCTAATTTTAACAACCCCAAAATACTTTTAAATGTTAGTTTAGGGTTAGGAAAAGCCATGCATGGAAATACAAAGGTATCAAATAagtggaaaaataaaagtgaaGAAGATAATTCATAA
- a CDS encoding ribonuclease P/MRP protein subunit RPP1, putative has translation MYIDMHIKFYSKKSVKELLFKSISSGYSIVAIAIPYEDICNYNINEKWKVINIFVSKKFSNVIKKLENNNNECDNYFIDKINYEDELNEYLLKLNNQIDNNYILVNKNNTLSIKNICDDFILNYKHEIEEEEIKKLHNWLAPKFIATENSNNKKDIKMIGQENSYIKTSDNLNNIQNENIFFLQNNTDTYILKRLNIKYEDVKQIENYQNFLKENKFDLISIEVTNPEEINIIANKYDCDIIYFDLKNPFTSLKKTDIQNAIDKGLFFELSSPTILTTNTEYFYYSIYLNNIISVIPLNRLIISSGSIAHTEILEPLHFLRLHFNFNKFSYKHLIGCITNVPLACIQRASVRKSMNTAIFHKTVL, from the coding sequence atgtatATAGATATGCACATCAAGTTTTATTCTAAAAAGTCTGTAAAAGAGTTATTATTCAAATCGATAAGCTCAGGATATAGTATAGTAGCAATTGCTATACCATATGAGGATATatgtaattataatataaatgagaAATGGaaagtaataaatatatttgtttctaAAAAATTTAGTAATGTTATTAAAAAGTTAGAGAATAATAACAATGAATGTGATAACTATTttattgataaaataaattatgaagaTGAActaaatgaatatttattaaaattaaataatcaaatcgataataattatattttagtaaataaaaataatacattatcaattaaaaatatatgtgatgactttatattaaattataaacatgaaatagaagaagaagaaataaaaaaattacataattGGCTAGCTCCTAAATTTATAGCTACtgaaaatagtaataataaaaaagacaTTAAAATGATTGGACAAGAAAATAGTTATATTAAAACTAgtgataatttaaataatattcaaaatgaaaacattttttttttacaaaataatacagatacatatatattaaaaaggttaaatataaaatatgaagatGTTAAACAAATtgaaaattatcaaaattttttaaaagaaaataaatttgatttAATATCAATTGAAGTAACAAATCCTGAAgagataaatataatagctaataaatatgattgtgatattatttattttgatttaaaaaaccCATTTacttctttaaaaaaaacagataTACAAAATGCTATAGACAAAGGATTGTTTTTTGAGTTATCATCACCTACTATACTAACTACAAATAcggaatatttttattattctatatatttaaataatataatttctgTTATACCATTAAATAGACTTATTATTAGTTCAGGTAGTATAGCACACACTGAAATATTAGAACCACTTCACTTTTTGAGATTACATTTTAATTTcaataaattttcatataaGCATTTAATTGGATGTATAACCAATGTACCTCTTGCTTGTATCCAAAGAGCATCTGTCAGAAAATCGATGAATACAGCTATATTTCACAAAACTGTGTTATGA
- a CDS encoding mRNA-binding protein PUF3, whose translation MAKTFKKGKSSNEKKEKNHLNKKTGGVKVNYTKRDKNNTDRNDKKGGKKVAKKITKQITKQISKQNEGGKKNLVEKKKQKSDKKGDKKGDKNKEDWNDKCKEILNDENLSKSKKKKLLKECKKKKFAENYDYYKKLKLNLNDLLRSKDKSEKNKQIDIIYNELKKIELSKFCRTNLGYHIISALIINSDEECQNKLWKTISTNMNDICVFNFVSLTFQCFYKHAKNDQIRNDICMWLIKNPKNFLTKFASRLWHIVFKKLKTDMKIKIINSLILPNINSLKNVSFELLKKPTKEMFITLSEENKTAISNYIIEYIENIVEKELLYNIVTHNIILTATEILTKGEEDIVNDKLTKLMEIIHEGCEYLISTNIGNKALIYLLGYSTSKHKKTLIKILKNYMVDLCKNSVNFLLVIRLLKITDDTKILNDYIVKKITNSFEEIFNDYYGFYVILEFFYDINQYNEDKYFFVDWKNMIYSKTVKSVKDGNKRKNEIIQPIIEQLKNIFNEKDKLNNYLNDKRYVIIIFEYIQFTQDDQIMSNILSILEDIILFLKSGENGGEKYNCKNINDLFLKLYTCTKNQDIFKKVINKNNNSSMFYQLLSDLFITNIEIILKSELIKTFNNFIIFIKDTDNNIYQQILSKTKNMNNDEIYNTLKQTLPNMTYFNKYLELINQ comes from the coding sequence atggcaaaaacttttaaaaaagggaaatcAAGTAATGagaagaaagaaaaaaatcatttgaataaaaaaacagGGGGGGTAAAGGTTAATTATACAAAGagagataaaaataacacaGATAGAAATGATAAGAAAGGGGGCAAAAAGGTAGCCAAAAAAATAACCAAACAAATAACCAAACAAATAAGCAAACAAAATGAAGGGGGTAAAAAAAACTTAgtagaaaagaaaaaacaaaaaagcGACAAAAAAGGTGACAAAAAAGGCgacaaaaataaagaagattGGAATGATAAATGCAAAGAAATTTTAAATGATGAGAATTTGtctaaatcaaaaaaaaaaaaacttttaaaggaatgcaaaaaaaaaaaatttgcaGAAAATTAcgattattataaaaagctgaaattaaatttaaatgatttattACGATCAAAAGATAAATCAGAGAAGAATAAACAAatagatataatatataatgaattaaaaaaaatagaactAAGCAAATTTTGTCGTACAAATTTAGGATATCATATTATATCTgctttaattataaatagtGATGAAGAATgtcaaaataaattatggaAAACTATTAGCACAAATATGAATGATATTTgtgtatttaattttgtttcATTAACTTTTCAATGTTTTTATAAACATGCAAAAAATGATCAAATAAGAAATGATATTTGTATGTGGCTAATAAAAAATcctaaaaattttttaacaaaatttgCTTCAAGATTATGGCATAtagtatttaaaaaattaaaaacagacatgaaaataaaaataattaattctttaatattaccaaatattaattcattaaaaaatgtatcatTTGAACTTTTAAAAAAGCCCACAAAAGAAATGTTTATAACACTTAGcgaagaaaataaaacagCAATTtctaattatattattgaatatattgaaaatattgtagaaaaagaattattatataatatagttacacacaatataatattaactGCAACTGAAATTCTGACTAAAGGAGAAGAAGATATAGTAAATGATAAACTTACAAAattaatggaaataataCATGAGGGATGTGAATATTTAATATCTACAAACATTGGAAATAAagcattaatttatttattaggATATAGTACCagtaaacataaaaaaaccttaataaaaattctgaaaaattatatggtagatttatgtaaaaatagtgtaaattttttattagtaATTAgactattaaaaataacagaTGATactaaaattttaaatgattatattgtaaaaaaaattacaaattcTTTTGAGGAAATATTTAATGATTATTATGGATTTTATGTAATATtagaatttttttatgatattaatcaatataatgaagataaatatttttttgtagattggaaaaatatgatatatagcAAAACTGTAAAAAGTGTGAAAGATGgaaacaaaagaaaaaatgaaattatacAGCCAATTATtgaacaattaaaaaatatatttaatgaaaaagataaattaaataattatttaaatgataaGAGATatgttataattatttttgaatatatacaatttacACAAGATGATCAAATCATGAGTAATATTTTGTCTATTTTAGaagatattatattattcctTAAAAGTGGTGAAAATGGtggtgaaaaatataattgtaaaaatattaatgacCTATTTTTAAAGCTTTATACATGCACAAAAAATCaagatatatttaaaaaagtaataaataaaaataataattcttcAATGTTTTATCAATTATTATCTGATCTTTTTATTACAAATATAGAAATTATTCTAAAATCTGAATTAATTAAAAcctttaataattttatcatatttataaaagacactgataataatatatatcaacaaattttatcaaaaactaaaaatatgaataatgaTGAAATTTACAACACACTAAAACAGACTTTACCAAATATgacatattttaataaatatcttGAGCTTATCAaccaataa
- a CDS encoding DnaJ protein, putative, translated as MENSNVVSNKMEEKSEFSNLSENISEIDNNSISNLKLISPENKKYLINNYMDKIKYIISSNSKPNYYEILNVNINSDYKTIRRSYLYLSKLLEVNKKLPSEYEECYSLIQKSYRILTDKFERFYYDALNNYINDIEIENQRKILEKEGDLIYANKIEELKEIYNKKLNEENLKNGLIIEKALFGNLTLKKKCINNCLNIQPITEEHIKGPFLDYTIILQSKVENSSLLFNDDYSFAYFCDIPKPLIKIPSKKMKKKKKKQENDVDNYETNKSYADILEDTEMYLYIKYKFLNIYHELIVVDRSNFTIPQSSHRIFGNLISGPFSPVNIIKMKHISNSYTDHIFHFFAKNKLYITLFTTIMLCVQSMKSMCA; from the coding sequence ATGGAAAATTCGAATGTAGTTTCAAATAAGATGGAGGAAAAAAGTGAGTTTTCAAATTTAAGTGAAAATATTTCAGAAATAGACAATAATTCAATTTcgaatttaaaattaataagtcctgaaaataaaaaatatcttataaataattatatggataaaataaaatatattatatcaaGTAATAGTAAACCAAATTATTATGAAATTCTTaatgttaatataaataGTGATTATAAAACTATTAGAAGAagctatttatatttatcaaagCTTTTAGAAGTTAATAAGAAACTACCTAGTGAATATGAAGAATGTTATTCTTTAATACAAAAATCATATCGAATTTTAACAGATAAATTTGAAAGATTTTATTATGATgctttaaataattatattaatgatatCGAGATAGAAAATCAAAGAAAAATTCTCGAAAAAGAAGGAGATTTAATTTATGCtaataaaattgaagaattaaaagaaatatataacaaaaaattaaatgaagaaaatttaaaaaatggattaataatagaaaaagCTTTATTTGGAAATTtaactttaaaaaaaaaatgtataaataattgTTTAAATATACAACCAATAACTGAAGAACATATAAAAGGTCCATTTTTAGATTATACAATTATTTTACAATCAAAAGTTGAAAACagttcattattatttaatgatGATTATTCATTTGCCTATTTTTGTGATATTCCTAAAcctttaataaaaattccaagtaaaaaaatgaaaaaaaaaaaaaaaaaacaagaaaATGATGTTGATAATTATGAAACTAATAAATCTTATGCAGATATATTAGAAGACACTgaaatgtatttatatataaaatataaatttttaaatatatatcatgaATTAATAGTTGTTGATAGATCAAATTTTACTATACCTCAAAGTTCTCATCGAATTTTTGGTAATCTTATATCAGGCCCATTTTCACctgttaatattataaaaatgaagcaTATATCTAATTCCTATACtgatcatatttttcatttttttgcaaaaaataaattatatataactttatttacAACGATTATGTTATGCGTCCAATCAATGAAATCGATGTGTGCATaa